One Cellulomonas sp. NS3 genomic region harbors:
- a CDS encoding SufS family cysteine desulfurase yields the protein MTTTQEHRLGASELAAVRADFPLLTRTLRDGRPLVYLDSAATSQKPEVVLDAEQDFYAQRNAAVHRGAHQLAEEATEAFEDARDRVASFVGVSPGELVWTSNATAALNLVAYAMQNASLGRGGADARRFALGAGDEIVVTELEHHANLVPWQELAARTGATLRWIGVDDDGRLRTDELATVVTDRTRVLAFTHASNVTGAVTDVEAFVARAREVGALTVLDACQSVPHLPVDLAGLGVDFAAFSGHKMLAPTGVGALYGRRELLEAMPPVTTGGSMVEVVTMETTTYAPPPQRFEAGTQMVSQAVAMGAAASYLHELGMPAVAAHEAEIAGALLDAVASVPGVRVIGPTDTRDRLAAVSFVVDGVHAHDVGQVLDDAGVAVRVGHHCAQPLHRRFGVAATARASGAVYTTLEEIEVFREALAGVRAFFGVTDAPAPAGTAREELR from the coding sequence GTGACCACGACCCAGGAGCACCGGCTGGGCGCGAGCGAGCTCGCGGCGGTGCGCGCCGACTTCCCGCTGCTCACGCGCACGCTGCGCGACGGCCGCCCGCTCGTCTACCTCGACTCGGCGGCGACGTCGCAGAAGCCCGAGGTCGTCCTCGACGCCGAGCAGGACTTCTACGCGCAGCGCAACGCCGCGGTGCACCGCGGTGCGCACCAGCTCGCCGAGGAGGCGACCGAGGCGTTCGAGGACGCGCGCGACCGGGTCGCGTCGTTCGTCGGCGTCTCACCGGGCGAGCTGGTCTGGACGTCGAACGCGACGGCGGCGCTCAACCTCGTCGCCTACGCGATGCAGAACGCGTCGCTCGGGCGCGGCGGGGCGGACGCCCGGCGGTTCGCGCTCGGCGCGGGCGACGAGATCGTCGTCACCGAGCTCGAGCACCACGCGAACCTCGTGCCGTGGCAGGAGCTCGCCGCCCGCACGGGGGCGACGCTGCGGTGGATCGGCGTGGACGACGACGGGCGCCTGCGGACCGACGAGCTCGCGACCGTCGTCACCGACCGCACGCGCGTGCTGGCCTTCACGCACGCGTCCAACGTCACCGGTGCTGTCACGGACGTCGAGGCGTTCGTGGCGCGGGCCCGCGAGGTCGGCGCGCTGACCGTGCTCGACGCGTGCCAGTCCGTGCCGCACCTGCCGGTCGACCTGGCCGGGCTCGGCGTCGACTTCGCGGCGTTCTCCGGGCACAAGATGCTCGCGCCGACCGGCGTCGGTGCGCTGTACGGGCGGCGCGAGCTGCTCGAGGCGATGCCGCCCGTGACGACCGGCGGCTCGATGGTCGAGGTCGTCACGATGGAGACCACGACCTACGCGCCGCCGCCGCAGCGGTTCGAGGCCGGCACGCAGATGGTGTCGCAGGCCGTCGCGATGGGCGCGGCCGCGAGCTACCTGCACGAGCTCGGGATGCCCGCGGTCGCGGCGCACGAGGCCGAGATCGCCGGGGCGCTGCTCGACGCGGTCGCGTCCGTGCCGGGCGTCCGCGTGATCGGCCCGACGGACACCCGGGACCGGCTCGCCGCGGTGTCGTTCGTCGTCGACGGCGTGCACGCGCACGACGTCGGCCAGGTGCTCGACGACGCCGGGGTCGCCGTCCGGGTCGGGCACCACTGCGCGCAGCCGCTGCACCGCCGGTTCGGGGTCGCCGCCACGGCGCGCGCGAGCGGCGCGGTGTACACGACGCTCGAGGAGATCGAGGTCTTCCGGGAAGCACTCGCGGGGGTCCGGGCGTTCTTCGGGGTGACGGACGCACCGGCGCCCGCCGGCACCGCGCGGGAGGAGCTGCGATGA
- a CDS encoding metal-sulfur cluster assembly factor: protein MTATTPGGAPASPTTAADVEEALRDVIDPELGINVVDLGLVYGVTVDQTNTAVIDMTLTSAACPLTDVIEDQAGQSLDGVVDGFRINWVWMPPWGPEKITPDGREQMRALGFNI from the coding sequence ATGACAGCCACCACACCGGGCGGCGCACCCGCGAGCCCGACCACGGCCGCGGACGTCGAGGAGGCCCTGCGCGACGTCATCGACCCCGAGCTCGGCATCAACGTGGTCGACCTCGGGCTCGTCTACGGCGTCACGGTCGACCAGACGAACACCGCCGTGATCGACATGACCCTGACCTCGGCGGCGTGCCCGCTGACCGACGTCATCGAGGACCAGGCCGGGCAGTCGCTCGACGGCGTCGTCGACGGCTTCCGGATCAACTGGGTCTGGATGCCGCCGTGGGGCCCCGAGAAGATCACGCCCGACGGCCGCGAGCAGATGCGGGCGCTCGGCTTCAACATCTGA
- a CDS encoding helix-turn-helix transcriptional regulator, protein MSATMPVTRAPRTTPQAHETTAAHDAATSAVPSAVRGAPGAADEAGTRRRILELVAADGPVSAAELAAELDLTGTAIRRHLGVLEGTAQIAVHESSTPAPARRGRPARRYVVTAQGQAALSHRYPELAAQALRFLAEVAGPGALEEFAERRVRDLETRHAAAVAAAGPDVQARAQALADGLARDGYAATARPGPGARAVQLCQGHCPVQQIATEFPQLCEAEAHAFSRLLGVHVQRLSTLAAGGHVCTTNIPITTPPAPVEGPNA, encoded by the coding sequence GTGAGCGCGACGATGCCGGTGACACGGGCACCTCGGACGACCCCGCAGGCCCACGAGACCACCGCCGCTCACGACGCCGCGACCTCAGCCGTCCCGTCGGCCGTGCGCGGTGCGCCTGGTGCCGCCGACGAGGCCGGGACCCGCCGCCGCATCCTCGAGCTCGTCGCCGCCGACGGCCCCGTCTCCGCGGCGGAGCTCGCCGCAGAGCTCGACCTGACCGGCACCGCGATCCGCCGGCACCTCGGCGTCCTCGAGGGCACCGCCCAGATCGCGGTCCACGAGTCGAGCACCCCCGCGCCCGCCCGCCGCGGACGTCCGGCCCGCCGGTACGTCGTCACAGCGCAGGGCCAGGCGGCGCTCTCCCACCGCTACCCCGAGCTCGCCGCGCAGGCGCTGCGCTTCCTCGCCGAGGTCGCCGGCCCGGGCGCGCTCGAGGAGTTCGCGGAGCGCCGCGTGCGCGACCTCGAGACCCGGCACGCGGCGGCCGTCGCCGCGGCCGGCCCCGACGTCCAGGCACGCGCCCAGGCCCTCGCCGACGGGCTCGCCCGCGACGGGTACGCCGCGACCGCGCGCCCCGGACCGGGCGCACGGGCGGTCCAGCTGTGCCAGGGCCACTGCCCGGTGCAGCAGATCGCCACCGAGTTCCCGCAGCTCTGCGAGGCCGAGGCGCACGCGTTCTCGCGTCTCCTCGGAGTCCACGTGCAACGACTCTCGACGCTCGCCGCCGGGGGACACGTGTGCACCACGAACATCCCGATCACCACGCCCCCTGCCCCTGTGGAAGGACCGAACGCATGA
- the sufU gene encoding Fe-S cluster assembly sulfur transfer protein SufU — MSSMEQLYQQVILDHARAPHGRGLVAAGPGAGESHQVNPTCGDEVTLRVEVADGRVAALSWEGEGCSISQASVSVLHDLVTGTPLDEVDALAAEFRELMGSRGAGLAADTEDRLGDATAFTGVAKYPARIKCALLGWAALQDALIRTGATAPAGTKEDA; from the coding sequence ATGAGCTCGATGGAGCAGCTGTACCAGCAGGTCATCCTCGACCACGCGCGCGCGCCACACGGCCGCGGGCTCGTCGCCGCCGGCCCGGGGGCGGGGGAGTCGCACCAGGTCAACCCGACGTGCGGCGACGAGGTGACGCTGCGCGTGGAGGTCGCGGACGGCCGCGTCGCCGCCCTGAGCTGGGAGGGCGAGGGCTGCAGCATCTCCCAGGCCTCCGTCTCGGTGCTCCACGACCTCGTGACCGGCACGCCGCTCGACGAGGTCGACGCGCTCGCCGCGGAGTTCCGGGAGCTCATGGGCTCGCGCGGCGCCGGGCTCGCCGCGGACACCGAGGACCGCCTCGGCGACGCCACCGCCTTCACCGGGGTCGCGAAGTACCCCGCCCGCATCAAGTGCGCGCTGCTCGGCTGGGCCGCACTGCAGGACGCGCTCATCAGGACCGGCGCCACTGCGCCGGCCGGGACCAAGGAGGACGCATGA
- the sufD gene encoding Fe-S cluster assembly protein SufD, whose product MTSTTTDQETPGTPGGLTTDHSRAVADGAHRHGVGGTPQSSRAERVSSFELAQFPVPTGREEEWRFAPVDRLAPLFADELTGPKVITTVVEAPEVTVEVVDRDDVRLGQAGKPGDRTAATAWASFQRATILTVPPQAVASAATMVRVEGIDAAKTTASHILVHARELSESLVVIDHVGPASLAETVEVVVEDGAHLTLVSVQDWAEGSVHASSHRIKVGRDATVKHIVVTLGGDVVRVTPDAEFAGENGSIEMIGLYFADAGQHQEHRLFVDHNVPSCRSRVTYKGALQGEGAHTVWVGDVLIRAEAEGTDTYELNRNLVLSDGARADSVPNLEIETGLIEGAGHASATGRFDDEQLFYLRSRGIPESDARRLVVRGFFAELIHAIGVPEVEERLLESIEAELEKSMSVLGAEATLPTGDTDLTPVEVREQEQV is encoded by the coding sequence ATGACGAGCACCACAACTGACCAGGAGACCCCGGGCACGCCCGGCGGCCTCACGACCGACCACTCGCGTGCCGTCGCCGACGGTGCGCACCGCCACGGGGTCGGCGGCACGCCGCAGTCGTCGCGCGCGGAGCGCGTGAGCTCGTTCGAGCTCGCGCAGTTCCCCGTGCCGACCGGGCGCGAGGAGGAGTGGCGGTTCGCGCCGGTCGACCGGCTCGCCCCGCTGTTCGCGGACGAGCTGACCGGCCCGAAGGTGATCACGACGGTCGTCGAGGCGCCCGAGGTCACGGTCGAGGTCGTCGACCGCGACGACGTGCGCCTCGGCCAGGCCGGCAAGCCGGGCGACCGCACGGCCGCCACGGCGTGGGCCTCGTTCCAGCGCGCGACGATCCTCACGGTCCCGCCGCAGGCCGTGGCGTCGGCCGCGACGATGGTCCGCGTCGAGGGCATCGACGCCGCCAAGACGACCGCGTCGCACATCCTCGTGCACGCCCGCGAGCTGTCCGAGTCGCTCGTGGTCATCGACCACGTCGGTCCGGCGTCGCTCGCGGAGACCGTCGAGGTCGTCGTCGAGGACGGCGCGCACCTGACCCTCGTGTCGGTCCAGGACTGGGCGGAGGGCTCGGTGCACGCGTCGAGCCACCGCATCAAGGTCGGCCGCGACGCGACGGTCAAGCACATCGTCGTGACGCTCGGCGGCGACGTCGTGCGGGTCACACCGGACGCCGAGTTCGCCGGCGAGAACGGGTCGATCGAGATGATCGGCCTGTACTTCGCGGACGCCGGCCAGCACCAGGAGCACCGGCTCTTCGTCGACCACAACGTCCCCTCGTGCCGCTCGCGCGTCACGTACAAGGGCGCGCTGCAGGGCGAGGGCGCGCACACGGTGTGGGTCGGCGACGTGCTGATCCGCGCCGAGGCCGAGGGCACCGACACCTACGAGCTCAACCGCAACCTCGTCCTCTCGGACGGCGCGCGGGCCGACTCGGTGCCGAACCTCGAGATCGAGACCGGCCTGATCGAGGGTGCCGGGCACGCGAGCGCGACCGGGCGCTTCGACGACGAGCAGCTGTTCTACCTGCGCTCGCGCGGCATCCCCGAGTCCGACGCGCGCCGGCTCGTCGTGCGCGGGTTCTTCGCCGAGCTCATCCACGCGATCGGTGTGCCTGAGGTCGAGGAGCGCCTGCTCGAGTCGATCGAGGCCGAGCTCGAGAAGAGCATGAGCGTGCTCGGCGCCGAGGCGACCCTGCCCACCGGCGACACGGACCTCACCCCGGTCGAGGTGCGCGAGCAGGAGCAGGTGTGA
- the sufC gene encoding Fe-S cluster assembly ATPase SufC translates to MATLEIRDLHVSVETKEGPKPILRGVDLTIGSGETHAIMGPNGSGKSTLAYSLAGHPKYDVTAGTVTLDGEDVLAMSVDERAKAGLFLAMQYPVEVPGVSVTNFLRTAKTAIDGTAPPLRTWTKDVKAAMDLLRMDPEFATRNVNEGFSGGEKKRHEILQLELLKPKFAILDETDSGLDVDALRVVSEGVNRVRSGGEVGVLLITHYTRILRYITPDFVHVFVDGKVAEQGGPELAERLESEGYDRFLPTGTVTA, encoded by the coding sequence ATGGCCACGCTAGAGATTCGCGACCTGCACGTCAGCGTCGAGACCAAGGAGGGCCCCAAGCCGATCCTGCGCGGTGTCGACCTGACGATCGGCAGCGGCGAGACCCACGCCATCATGGGCCCCAACGGCTCGGGCAAGTCCACGCTGGCCTACTCGCTCGCGGGCCACCCGAAGTACGACGTCACGGCCGGCACGGTGACGCTCGACGGCGAGGACGTCCTCGCGATGAGCGTCGACGAGCGCGCCAAGGCGGGCCTGTTCCTCGCGATGCAGTACCCCGTCGAGGTCCCGGGCGTCTCGGTGACGAACTTCCTGCGTACCGCGAAGACCGCGATCGACGGCACCGCGCCTCCGCTGCGCACCTGGACCAAGGACGTCAAGGCGGCCATGGACCTGCTGCGCATGGACCCCGAGTTCGCGACGCGCAACGTCAACGAGGGCTTCTCGGGCGGTGAGAAGAAGCGTCACGAGATCCTCCAGCTCGAGCTCCTCAAGCCGAAGTTCGCGATCCTCGACGAGACCGACTCGGGTCTCGACGTGGACGCGCTGCGCGTCGTCTCGGAGGGCGTCAACCGCGTCCGCTCGGGCGGCGAGGTCGGCGTGCTGCTGATCACGCACTACACGCGCATCCTCCGCTACATCACGCCCGACTTCGTGCACGTCTTCGTCGACGGCAAGGTCGCCGAGCAGGGCGGCCCCGAGCTCGCCGAGCGCCTCGAGTCCGAGGGCTACGACCGGTTCCTGCCGACGGGCACCGTCACCGCGTGA
- a CDS encoding NUDIX domain-containing protein, with translation MTSTEPRAGDDQDLTEVADRAAPRPVTEHTLIHEGRVWDLVGDVVDLGETQVLREYVDHPGAVAVIAVDDEDRVLLLRQYRHPVRSELWEPPAGLRDVADEPPVLTAARELAEEADLRAERWHALVDFYTTPGGSSEEILVFLARGLSPVPDDERFERTDEEAGMVPVWVPLDDAVAAVLAGRLRSPSAVVGILAAAAARARGWDELTPADAAP, from the coding sequence ATGACGAGCACGGAGCCGCGCGCCGGGGACGACCAGGACCTCACCGAGGTCGCCGACCGCGCGGCTCCGCGCCCCGTCACGGAGCACACGCTGATCCACGAGGGTCGCGTGTGGGACCTCGTCGGTGACGTCGTGGACCTGGGGGAGACCCAGGTGCTGCGGGAGTACGTGGACCACCCGGGCGCGGTCGCGGTCATCGCGGTCGACGACGAGGACCGGGTGCTGCTGCTCCGGCAGTACCGGCACCCGGTCCGCTCCGAGCTGTGGGAGCCGCCGGCGGGCCTGCGGGACGTCGCGGACGAGCCGCCCGTCCTGACCGCGGCGCGCGAGCTCGCGGAGGAGGCGGACCTGCGCGCCGAGCGCTGGCACGCGCTCGTCGACTTCTACACGACGCCCGGGGGCTCGTCGGAGGAGATCCTCGTCTTCCTCGCACGCGGGCTCTCGCCGGTGCCGGACGACGAGCGGTTCGAGCGGACCGACGAGGAGGCCGGCATGGTCCCCGTCTGGGTGCCGCTCGACGACGCCGTGGCCGCGGTGCTCGCGGGCCGGCTGCGCAGCCCGTCGGCGGTCGTCGGCATCCTCGCCGCCGCGGCGGCGAGGGCACGCGGGTGGGACGAGCTCACGCCCGCGGACGCAGCTCCCTGA
- the sufB gene encoding Fe-S cluster assembly protein SufB, whose product MSASTENPVSTPLTQDEAIASIGTYGYGWHDGDAAGASARRGVDEDVVRNISALKNEPEWMLKTRLKSLRLFDKKPMPWWGSDLSGIDFDNIKYFVRSTEKQATSWEDLPDDIKNTYDRLGIPEAEKQRLVAGVAAQYESEVVYHQIQEELEEQGVIFVDTDTGLREYPEIFEQYFGSVIPPGDNKFASLNTAVWSGGSFVYVPPGVHVEIPLQAYFRINTENMGQFERTLIIADEGSYVHYVEGCTAPVYSSDSLHSAVVEIIVKKNARVRYTTIQNWSNNVYNLVTKRATAAEGATMEWVDGNIGSKVTMKYPAIYLMGEHARGETLSIAFAGEGQHQDAGAKMVHAAPHTSSSIVSKSVARGGGRTSYRGLVQVLEGASHSASNVLCDALLVDQISRSDTYPYVDVREDDVSMGHEATVSRVSEDQLFYLMSRGMAETEAMAMIVRGFVEPIARELPMEYALELNRLIELQMEGSVG is encoded by the coding sequence ATGAGTGCGTCCACCGAGAACCCCGTGAGCACCCCCCTCACCCAGGACGAGGCCATCGCGTCCATCGGCACCTACGGGTACGGATGGCACGACGGCGACGCCGCCGGCGCCTCCGCGCGCCGCGGCGTCGACGAGGACGTCGTGCGCAACATCTCGGCGCTCAAGAACGAGCCCGAGTGGATGCTCAAGACGCGCCTGAAGTCGCTGCGCCTGTTCGACAAGAAGCCGATGCCCTGGTGGGGCTCGGACCTGTCGGGCATCGACTTCGACAACATCAAGTACTTCGTGCGGTCGACGGAGAAGCAGGCGACGAGCTGGGAGGACCTCCCGGACGACATCAAGAACACCTACGACCGGCTCGGGATCCCGGAGGCGGAGAAGCAGCGCCTCGTCGCCGGCGTCGCCGCGCAGTACGAGTCCGAGGTCGTCTACCACCAGATCCAGGAGGAGCTGGAGGAGCAGGGCGTCATCTTCGTCGACACCGACACGGGCCTGCGCGAGTACCCGGAGATCTTCGAGCAGTACTTCGGCTCCGTGATCCCCCCGGGCGACAACAAGTTCGCCTCGCTCAACACGGCGGTGTGGTCGGGCGGCTCGTTCGTCTACGTCCCGCCGGGCGTGCACGTCGAGATCCCGCTGCAGGCCTACTTCCGGATCAACACCGAGAACATGGGCCAGTTCGAGCGGACGCTGATCATCGCGGACGAGGGCTCGTACGTGCACTACGTCGAGGGCTGCACCGCGCCGGTGTACTCGTCGGACTCGCTGCACTCCGCGGTCGTCGAGATCATCGTGAAGAAGAACGCCCGGGTCCGGTACACGACGATCCAGAACTGGTCGAACAACGTGTACAACCTCGTGACCAAGCGCGCCACGGCCGCCGAGGGCGCGACGATGGAGTGGGTCGACGGCAACATCGGCTCCAAGGTCACGATGAAGTACCCGGCGATCTACCTCATGGGCGAGCACGCGCGCGGCGAGACACTGTCGATCGCGTTCGCGGGCGAGGGCCAGCACCAGGACGCGGGCGCCAAGATGGTGCACGCCGCGCCGCACACGTCCTCGTCGATCGTGTCGAAGTCGGTCGCTCGTGGCGGTGGCCGCACGTCGTACCGCGGTCTCGTCCAGGTGCTCGAGGGCGCGAGCCACTCGGCGTCCAACGTGCTGTGCGACGCGCTGCTCGTCGACCAGATCTCCCGCTCGGACACCTACCCCTACGTCGACGTCCGCGAGGACGACGTCTCGATGGGGCACGAGGCCACGGTCTCGCGCGTGAGCGAGGACCAGCTGTTCTACCTCATGTCCCGCGGCATGGCCGAGACCGAGGCCATGGCCATGATCGTGCGCGGCTTCGTCGAGCCGATCGCGCGCGAGCTGCCCATGGAGTACGCCCTCGAGCTGAACCGCCTGATCGAGCTGCAGATGGAAGGGTCCGTCGGCTGA
- a CDS encoding COX15/CtaA family protein produces the protein MSTAPVTAPPARRDPLARWRSWTRPALVANLVAQMVIIVTGGAVRLTGSGLGCSTWPQCEPGEFTPALHSASSIHPFIEFGNRTLTGVLGVIAIAVAVLVWTDLTRAPGYRRLGLLPLVGVALQAVVGGIIVLLELPPALVGLHMIISLGLVAASTALVVRHRQGDGPPRAVVGPRVITLSRVLVGVAVVMLALGILVTGSGPHGGDEEVAYRFEFDPVLAAKLHAASVWAFLALLAALVVGLLRGAAPHRTRRAAVVLVVVTLAQGLVGYVQYFTGLPALLVGVHMLGAALLAAALTAFVRELRPRA, from the coding sequence GTGAGCACCGCGCCCGTGACCGCCCCGCCCGCCCGTCGTGACCCGCTGGCGCGCTGGCGGTCGTGGACCCGGCCGGCGCTGGTCGCGAACCTCGTCGCGCAGATGGTCATCATCGTCACCGGTGGTGCGGTCCGGCTCACCGGCTCGGGCCTCGGGTGCTCGACGTGGCCGCAGTGCGAGCCGGGCGAGTTCACCCCGGCGCTGCACTCCGCGAGCTCGATCCACCCGTTCATCGAGTTCGGCAACCGCACCCTGACCGGCGTGCTCGGCGTCATCGCGATCGCCGTCGCCGTGCTGGTGTGGACCGACCTCACGCGCGCACCGGGCTACCGGCGGCTCGGGCTCCTGCCGCTCGTCGGCGTCGCCCTGCAGGCCGTGGTCGGCGGCATCATCGTGCTGCTCGAGCTGCCGCCCGCCCTCGTCGGGCTGCACATGATCATCTCGCTCGGGCTCGTCGCCGCGTCGACCGCGCTCGTGGTGCGGCACCGGCAGGGCGACGGTCCGCCGCGCGCCGTCGTCGGGCCCCGCGTGATCACCCTCAGCCGGGTCCTCGTCGGCGTCGCCGTCGTGATGCTCGCGCTCGGCATCCTCGTGACGGGCTCGGGTCCGCACGGCGGCGACGAGGAGGTCGCGTACCGGTTCGAGTTCGACCCGGTGCTCGCCGCGAAGCTGCACGCCGCGTCGGTGTGGGCGTTCCTCGCGCTGCTCGCCGCGCTCGTCGTCGGCCTGCTCCGCGGCGCCGCACCGCACCGGACCCGTCGCGCGGCGGTCGTGCTCGTCGTCGTGACGCTCGCCCAGGGACTCGTCGGCTACGTGCAGTACTTCACGGGCCTGCCCGCGCTGCTCGTCGGCGTGCACATGCTCGGGGCCGCGCTGCTCGCCGCCGCGCTGACCGCGTTCGTCAGGGAGCTGCGTCCGCGGGCGTGA
- a CDS encoding ABC transporter permease → MSRDARPAPTGTDRQRSAPTAPGAAPTLRRVLAQAGFETRMILRNGEQLLVTVILPVLVLVGLARTGFVDLATDGASRIDFVAPGVLALAVMSTSFTSQAIATAFDRRNGVLRLLATTPLGRGGLLAGKVLGVLAVELVQVVVIGAVAVALGWRPELAGVPAALLALLLGTAAFTALALALAGALRAEAVLATANLVLVLLAVAGGVVIPASQLPGALGDVALLLPSGALGEALRAGLVRGELAGTSLLVLLAWAVALAWGARRLFRWH, encoded by the coding sequence ATGAGCCGCGACGCCCGCCCGGCACCCACGGGCACCGACCGGCAGCGCTCCGCCCCCACCGCGCCCGGCGCAGCGCCCACCCTGCGGCGCGTGCTCGCGCAGGCCGGCTTCGAGACGCGCATGATCCTGCGCAACGGCGAGCAGCTGCTCGTGACCGTGATCCTGCCGGTCCTCGTCCTCGTCGGGCTCGCCCGCACCGGCTTCGTCGACCTCGCGACCGACGGCGCGTCGCGCATCGACTTCGTCGCCCCGGGCGTGCTCGCCCTCGCCGTGATGAGCACGTCCTTCACGTCGCAGGCCATCGCGACCGCGTTCGACCGGCGCAACGGCGTCCTGCGGCTGCTCGCCACGACCCCGCTCGGGCGCGGCGGGCTGCTCGCGGGCAAGGTCCTCGGCGTGCTCGCGGTCGAGCTCGTGCAGGTCGTGGTGATCGGGGCCGTCGCGGTCGCGCTCGGCTGGCGGCCCGAGCTCGCCGGCGTCCCGGCCGCGCTGCTCGCGCTCCTGCTCGGCACCGCCGCGTTCACCGCGCTCGCGCTCGCGCTCGCCGGCGCGCTGCGGGCCGAGGCCGTCCTCGCGACCGCCAACCTCGTGCTCGTGCTGCTCGCCGTCGCGGGCGGCGTCGTGATCCCGGCGAGCCAGCTCCCGGGCGCGCTGGGTGACGTTGCGCTGCTGCTGCCCTCGGGGGCGCTCGGCGAGGCGCTGCGTGCGGGGCTCGTGCGCGGGGAGCTCGCGGGCACCTCGCTGCTCGTGCTGCTCGCCTGGGCGGTCGCCCTCGCGTGGGGCGCCCGCCGGCTGTTCCGCTGGCACTGA
- a CDS encoding ABC transporter ATP-binding protein: protein MPETPAVEIRGLVKRYGSRAVVDGLDLVADAGRVTAVLGPNGAGKTTTVECCEGLRSPDAGSVRVLGLDPLADARALRPRVGVMLQDGGLPTGVRALEMLEHVARLHARPRDVGELSERLGLGGFARTTVRRLSGGQRQRLALATALVGRPELVFLDEPSAGMDPQSRRAVWELVRELRDEGTSVVLTTHLMDEAEDLADRVVVVDHGAVIAQGSVADLVAAGSDRTLRFTAPVPLDEAALGSLTEALAARPAGAGRVVRPAPDGGELDYVVTGDVDARALADITAWCAARDLLVSRVTVGRRTLEDVFLDLTGRSLR from the coding sequence GTGCCCGAGACCCCCGCCGTCGAGATCCGCGGCCTCGTGAAGCGGTACGGCTCGCGGGCGGTCGTCGACGGGCTCGACCTCGTCGCGGACGCCGGACGCGTGACTGCGGTCCTGGGGCCGAACGGCGCGGGCAAGACGACCACCGTCGAGTGCTGCGAGGGCCTGCGCTCCCCCGACGCCGGCTCCGTGCGCGTGCTCGGGCTCGACCCGCTGGCCGACGCCCGCGCCCTGCGCCCGCGCGTCGGCGTCATGCTCCAGGACGGCGGGCTGCCGACCGGCGTGCGTGCGCTCGAGATGCTCGAGCACGTCGCACGCCTGCACGCCCGCCCGCGCGACGTCGGCGAGCTCAGCGAGCGCCTCGGGCTGGGCGGGTTCGCGCGCACGACCGTCCGGCGGCTCTCGGGCGGTCAGCGCCAGCGGCTCGCGCTCGCGACCGCGCTCGTGGGGCGCCCCGAGCTCGTGTTCCTCGACGAGCCCAGCGCCGGGATGGACCCCCAGTCGCGGCGCGCGGTCTGGGAGCTCGTGCGGGAGCTGCGCGACGAGGGCACGTCCGTCGTGCTGACCACGCACCTCATGGACGAGGCCGAGGACCTCGCCGACCGCGTCGTGGTCGTCGACCACGGTGCGGTGATCGCGCAGGGCTCCGTCGCGGACCTCGTCGCGGCCGGCAGCGACCGGACGCTGCGGTTCACGGCGCCGGTGCCGCTCGACGAGGCCGCGCTGGGCTCGCTGACCGAGGCGCTCGCCGCGCGACCCGCGGGTGCCGGACGCGTCGTCCGCCCCGCCCCCGACGGCGGCGAGCTCGACTACGTCGTCACCGGGGACGTCGACGCCCGCGCCCTCGCCGACATCACCGCGTGGTGCGCGGCGCGCGACCTGCTCGTGAGCCGCGTGACCGTCGGGCGGCGCACCCTGGAGGACGTCTTCCTCGACCTCACCGGACGGAGCCTGCGATGA
- a CDS encoding non-heme iron oxygenase ferredoxin subunit produces the protein MSAQFACYAEDVAVGCALRLELEGEKGPVEVAVVRDEEGGLHAVSDICSHGAVSLSDGEVEGRTIECWLHGSRFDLATGKPLSPPAVRPVPVYPLTVDGERVLVDVDAPHGSSEEN, from the coding sequence GTGAGCGCACAGTTCGCCTGCTACGCCGAGGACGTGGCCGTCGGCTGCGCCCTGCGCCTCGAGCTCGAGGGCGAGAAGGGCCCCGTCGAGGTCGCCGTCGTGCGCGACGAGGAGGGCGGCCTGCACGCCGTCTCCGACATCTGCTCGCACGGCGCTGTCTCGCTGTCCGACGGCGAGGTCGAGGGCCGCACGATCGAGTGCTGGCTGCACGGCTCGCGCTTCGACCTCGCCACGGGAAAGCCGCTCAGCCCCCCGGCCGTGCGCCCCGTCCCCGTCTACCCCCTGACCGTCGACGGCGAGCGTGTGCTCGTGGACGTCGACGCCCCCCACGGATCCTCCGAGGAGAACTGA